In the Aneurinibacillus soli genome, one interval contains:
- the ruvA gene encoding Holliday junction branch migration protein RuvA, whose translation MIDFIEGQVAYVETDAVVIASNGVGYRIFMGNPFRYREGEGQTVRMYTHHYVREDAMHLYGFATRGERDLFRKLLDVSGIGPKGALAMVSAGTPEQIIGAVAHEDIDFLTRFPGIGKKTAQRIILDLKDKLKKMPVLTVATRVEGMPDTAEQEDLFGAFAEPKEEAMEALAALGYSQTEIQKVMKKMEKDGTDLGSTDQIIKRALQLFVMK comes from the coding sequence ATGATTGATTTTATTGAGGGACAGGTTGCTTACGTCGAGACGGATGCGGTTGTTATCGCGTCTAATGGAGTAGGGTATCGCATATTTATGGGGAATCCCTTCCGCTATCGCGAAGGAGAAGGGCAGACAGTCCGTATGTATACGCACCATTATGTGCGGGAAGATGCGATGCATCTGTATGGATTTGCGACGCGGGGAGAGCGGGACTTATTCCGCAAGCTGCTTGATGTATCAGGAATCGGGCCGAAGGGAGCATTAGCGATGGTGTCGGCTGGAACACCGGAGCAGATCATCGGTGCGGTTGCGCATGAGGATATTGACTTTCTGACACGCTTTCCGGGCATTGGGAAAAAGACGGCACAACGCATTATTCTGGATCTGAAAGACAAATTGAAAAAAATGCCGGTACTTACAGTTGCTACGCGTGTGGAAGGTATGCCGGATACGGCTGAACAAGAGGATTTGTTTGGTGCATTTGCAGAGCCGAAAGAAGAAGCCATGGAAGCGCTCGCTGCGCTCGGCTACAGCCAGACAGAGATTCAGAAGGTCATGAAGAAGATGGAAAAAGACGGGACCGATCTCGGGTCAACAGACCAAATTATTAAGCGAGCACTACAGCTTTTTGTGATGAAGTAA
- a CDS encoding DUF2905 domain-containing protein, with product MNPMAKLLIIGGVILIVIGLLWQVGGRFLNLGRLPGDIVVEKENFRFYFPVVTCIVLSVVLSLIMYVIRLFR from the coding sequence ATGAATCCAATGGCAAAGCTGCTCATTATTGGTGGGGTGATCTTGATTGTCATCGGCCTGCTCTGGCAGGTAGGGGGACGGTTTTTGAATCTCGGGCGTTTGCCAGGTGACATCGTCGTGGAGAAGGAAAACTTTCGCTTCTATTTCCCGGTTGTCACATGTATCGTGCTTAGTGTTGTGCTGTCGCTTATTATGTATGTCATCCGCTTATTTCGATAA
- a CDS encoding BofC C-terminal domain-containing protein, whose amino-acid sequence MQNRKTPDISRRHWWTIVAFAVLLGLIFGGSLLYGYRTIEQLTGKETARQAVDVLLQRTYLCGKMEEETRREFVSSAQELTERYSGWTLVSNEQNKYTFRQNVDALAPGCGERAYFGINTNGDLTLFDGLPKDGKVMQTFFQIDTKKLEATLPTEELTLLRQGIRVNDEAEYHSILSTYEEFANTKENDAATMAH is encoded by the coding sequence ATGCAGAATCGAAAAACGCCAGATATATCGCGCCGCCACTGGTGGACTATTGTCGCGTTTGCTGTTTTGCTTGGGCTTATATTCGGCGGCAGCTTGCTGTATGGCTACCGTACAATTGAGCAGTTAACAGGGAAGGAAACAGCCCGACAGGCGGTTGATGTTTTATTACAGCGTACCTATTTGTGCGGCAAAATGGAAGAGGAAACAAGGCGCGAATTCGTTTCATCCGCTCAGGAGCTCACAGAGCGTTATTCGGGATGGACGCTTGTTTCGAATGAGCAAAATAAATATACGTTTAGGCAGAATGTAGATGCACTGGCTCCCGGATGCGGAGAGCGGGCGTACTTTGGAATAAATACGAATGGTGATTTGACACTGTTTGATGGTCTCCCGAAAGATGGAAAAGTGATGCAGACGTTTTTTCAAATTGATACGAAAAAGCTGGAAGCCACTCTTCCGACAGAAGAACTTACCTTGCTGCGCCAGGGCATTCGGGTGAATGATGAAGCGGAATATCACTCTATCTTATCTACGTATGAAGAGTTTGCGAATACAAAAGAGAACGATGCGGCGACCATGGCTCACTAG
- the pheA gene encoding prephenate dehydratase: MQRRFSFLGPSGTNTEEAARYLFREESDAFLPCRTIPDCMEAAVDGKVTHAVVPWENSLEGSVNLTLDWMIHKVNLPILAEVILPISHQLVSARRPERIDYKEVTKVMSHPQGIAQCHNFLRDYLPHAEIEYTSSTAESARIVSEHPNEPWLGICPMQAVYSYPVDLMEANIEDSSEHNFTCFVVVSNNPLELPESDMHKTTILVTLPSDFPGALHQVLAAFSWRRLNLSRIESRPTKTGLGNYHFVIDIDHKMDDILMPGAFAEMEALGCQIRVLGTYPVYLKAETSK, translated from the coding sequence ATGCAGAGAAGATTTTCGTTTCTTGGTCCGAGCGGCACGAATACAGAGGAAGCAGCCCGGTATTTGTTCCGGGAAGAAAGCGACGCGTTTCTGCCATGCCGTACGATTCCGGATTGTATGGAAGCCGCTGTGGATGGAAAAGTTACGCATGCGGTTGTGCCGTGGGAAAATTCGCTGGAGGGCTCGGTTAATCTAACACTTGATTGGATGATTCATAAGGTGAATCTGCCAATCCTAGCTGAAGTGATTCTGCCGATCTCTCATCAGCTTGTCAGCGCTAGACGCCCGGAGCGTATCGACTACAAAGAGGTTACTAAAGTCATGTCGCATCCGCAGGGAATTGCGCAGTGCCACAACTTTCTGCGCGATTACTTGCCGCATGCAGAGATTGAATATACAAGCAGCACAGCTGAATCGGCACGCATCGTAAGTGAGCATCCGAATGAGCCGTGGCTCGGAATTTGTCCGATGCAGGCGGTGTACTCATATCCGGTGGATCTGATGGAGGCAAATATTGAAGACTCGTCTGAGCATAATTTTACGTGCTTCGTTGTGGTGAGTAACAATCCGCTTGAGCTGCCAGAATCAGACATGCATAAGACGACGATTCTTGTCACGCTGCCATCTGATTTCCCTGGGGCGCTTCATCAGGTGTTAGCCGCGTTCTCATGGCGCCGCCTGAATCTCTCACGCATCGAATCACGTCCAACAAAGACGGGGCTTGGCAACTATCATTTTGTGATTGACATTGATCATAAAATGGATGATATTCTCATGCCAGGTGCATTTGCGGAGATGGAGGCGCTCGGCTGCCAGATTCGTGTGCTTGGGACGTATCCGGTTTATTTGAAAGCAGAAACCAGCAAATAA
- the thrC gene encoding threonine synthase → MAGIIERYANQLPVTEKTPRLTLHEGDTPLIFAPKLSEELDLEVYFKYEGLNPTGSFKDRGMVMAVAKAVEEGSHTIMCASTGNTSAAAAAYAARANLRCIVLIPNNNIALGKLAQAMMYGAEIIAIEGNFDQALQIVRDITEKHPITLVNSVNPYRLEGQKTAAFEVCDELGKAPDILAIPVGNAGNISAYWKGFKEYYEAGKIASKPRMFGFEAEGAAALVKGEPIENPETLATAIRIGKPASWDLALAARDESNGHIDFVTDDEIVAAYRKLASMEGIFAEPASAASLAGIIKMRKLGKLEAGQQVVCVLTGNGLKDPNIAIKSAGIEPVVVESTEEAVLGIIAQGAGV, encoded by the coding sequence ATGGCAGGCATTATCGAACGTTACGCAAATCAATTACCGGTGACAGAGAAAACACCTCGGCTCACGCTGCATGAGGGGGATACACCGCTTATTTTTGCACCAAAATTGTCGGAAGAATTGGATTTAGAAGTTTATTTTAAATATGAGGGATTGAATCCGACTGGTTCTTTTAAAGACCGTGGCATGGTTATGGCGGTAGCGAAAGCAGTAGAAGAGGGCAGCCATACCATTATGTGTGCGTCTACTGGTAATACGTCCGCTGCAGCAGCAGCGTATGCGGCACGTGCAAACTTGCGCTGTATCGTACTCATTCCGAACAACAACATTGCACTTGGCAAGTTGGCGCAGGCGATGATGTACGGAGCTGAAATTATCGCAATCGAAGGCAACTTCGATCAGGCGCTACAAATCGTGCGTGACATTACAGAAAAGCACCCGATCACACTTGTGAACTCGGTGAATCCATACCGTCTGGAAGGTCAGAAAACAGCGGCATTTGAGGTTTGCGACGAACTTGGTAAAGCACCAGACATTCTTGCGATCCCGGTTGGTAACGCAGGCAACATCTCTGCATACTGGAAAGGATTCAAAGAATATTACGAAGCAGGCAAAATCGCAAGCAAGCCGCGTATGTTCGGTTTTGAAGCGGAAGGTGCTGCTGCTCTTGTAAAAGGCGAGCCGATCGAAAACCCAGAGACGCTTGCGACTGCAATTCGCATCGGAAAACCGGCAAGCTGGGATCTGGCGCTTGCAGCACGTGATGAATCAAACGGTCACATCGACTTCGTAACTGATGATGAAATCGTAGCGGCATACCGCAAGCTTGCATCAATGGAAGGCATCTTCGCAGAGCCAGCTTCTGCGGCATCTCTTGCAGGTATTATTAAAATGCGTAAGCTTGGCAAGCTCGAAGCAGGCCAGCAAGTCGTATGTGTCCTGACAGGAAACGGCTTGAAAGACCCGAACATTGCGATCAAGTCCGCAGGTATCGAGCCGGTTGTCGTGGAAAGCACAGAAGAAGCCGTTCTTGGCATCATCGCTCAGGGAGCGGGGGTATAA
- the thrB gene encoding homoserine kinase: protein MQNGKVTVKVPASTANLGPGFDTLGMAFQLYTTISFEAADETIIRLHGSQLEGIATDKTNLIYKVAADLFEQAGLSVPELIIDIDSDVPLTRGLGSSASAIVGALVAANELAGKPFTTDELFSMATAREGHPDNVGASLFGGIIVALMDEDDVPYVRLPVPEHLGALVVIPDFMLSTSKSRDVLPSMYSRHDVVHTSSHTGVLVAALATGQLGLLKSAMKDVLHQPYRVPLVPGLEAIIEDATKYGALGAALSGAGPTIIALVDQRNSTAKLEAFMVNALAEQGIACTVMNLIPDTQGVQVEACLSGVTR from the coding sequence GTGCAGAACGGAAAGGTAACGGTCAAGGTCCCGGCTAGCACCGCCAACCTCGGTCCGGGATTTGACACGCTTGGCATGGCGTTTCAACTGTACACCACGATTTCTTTTGAAGCGGCGGATGAGACAATCATCCGCCTTCACGGTTCACAGCTCGAAGGCATTGCTACAGATAAAACAAACTTAATCTACAAAGTAGCGGCGGATCTGTTCGAGCAAGCAGGTCTGTCTGTGCCAGAGCTTATCATTGATATTGATAGCGATGTGCCGCTTACGCGCGGTCTTGGCAGCAGTGCATCCGCGATTGTGGGCGCACTTGTCGCGGCGAATGAGCTTGCAGGCAAACCGTTTACGACGGATGAGCTGTTCAGCATGGCCACCGCACGGGAAGGGCACCCCGATAATGTGGGGGCATCTTTATTTGGCGGTATCATCGTAGCATTGATGGATGAAGACGATGTGCCGTATGTGCGCCTGCCGGTACCGGAGCATCTCGGCGCACTTGTCGTCATCCCTGATTTTATGCTTTCGACATCAAAATCGCGTGATGTACTGCCTTCTATGTACAGTCGCCATGATGTCGTGCATACATCGAGTCATACAGGTGTGCTTGTCGCAGCCCTTGCGACCGGACAGCTTGGACTGTTGAAGTCTGCGATGAAAGACGTACTGCACCAGCCATACCGTGTACCGCTTGTACCGGGTCTAGAGGCGATCATTGAAGATGCGACGAAGTATGGTGCGCTAGGCGCTGCATTGTCGGGAGCAGGTCCGACAATTATTGCCCTCGTAGATCAGCGGAACTCGACAGCAAAACTCGAAGCTTTTATGGTGAACGCTCTGGCAGAGCAGGGAATTGCCTGTACGGTGATGAATCTCATTCCGGATACACAAGGTGTTCAGGTGGAAGCCTGCTTGTCCGGTGTGACACGGTAG
- a CDS encoding lipoate--protein ligase family protein: protein MQTEGLFGQHIWRLVDQSKTHPSFHALYSFAIDDTLCTSVQQGTSPAVVRTWVHHQNIVLGNVDTKLTRLADGLAYLQECGYTPIVRNSGGAAVVLDEGVLNISLILPTTDAFADIHAGYRAMVEFIRLLLAPYGAVVDTGEVVGSYCPGDFDVSIDGRKFGGLAQRRRRGAVAVQAFLLADEGGTARAELVKRFYSISSVEGDTYPDVKPDTLASLSELLGVTISCADLQARIAEVLAEKADEVRTSVQLLPQESEEFNRNLAGMQARNPQLEI, encoded by the coding sequence ATGCAAACAGAAGGATTATTTGGCCAACATATCTGGCGGCTCGTAGACCAGTCGAAAACACATCCGTCGTTTCACGCTCTGTATTCGTTCGCTATAGACGATACACTTTGTACATCTGTCCAGCAGGGGACAAGCCCGGCGGTTGTGCGCACATGGGTACATCACCAGAACATTGTGCTTGGCAATGTGGATACGAAGCTTACCCGGCTTGCGGATGGACTTGCCTATTTGCAAGAGTGCGGCTATACGCCGATTGTTCGTAATTCTGGCGGAGCAGCTGTTGTGCTAGATGAGGGAGTGCTCAATATTTCGCTTATTCTGCCGACGACGGATGCTTTTGCGGATATTCATGCTGGATATCGAGCAATGGTTGAGTTTATTCGCCTGTTACTTGCGCCGTATGGAGCAGTAGTGGATACCGGAGAGGTAGTCGGCTCATACTGTCCAGGAGATTTTGATGTAAGTATTGATGGCCGGAAATTTGGCGGTCTGGCACAGCGCAGGCGGCGTGGAGCAGTGGCGGTGCAAGCGTTTCTTTTGGCCGATGAAGGCGGAACTGCACGGGCGGAGTTGGTGAAGAGATTTTATTCTATTTCTTCGGTGGAAGGCGACACATACCCCGATGTGAAGCCAGACACACTGGCGTCTCTGAGTGAACTGCTTGGCGTTACGATTTCATGTGCCGATCTGCAGGCGCGTATCGCAGAAGTATTAGCAGAGAAGGCGGATGAAGTTCGTACATCCGTACAGCTTTTGCCGCAGGAATCAGAAGAGTTCAACCGTAATTTAGCAGGTATGCAGGCACGTAACCCGCAGCTTGAAATCTAA
- a CDS encoding LysM peptidoglycan-binding domain-containing protein: MKIHVVKKGDTLGKIAQRYNLDADTLKQVNGHIKNPDKLVPGLKVKIPTGSTMLVSDLPASPHTPKPNTNTVSNLELTAVSATDDFNDIRGEKYFKEKPVKEQPSVVLPIPPVVSPVEMPPIMENPPLPVTPPAPVKPIMENPPLPVTPPAPAPVKPVMPVMPQMPVQSMPMPPIMPQMPVQPMPMPIMPQMPVQSIPMPPIMPQPPIMPEAQPAPPAAKKPAVKPAQKPAMQPPMPQMPMYCGPMMPMPMMPGCSHMHMMPSPMPQPTPYMGTMSPFQPTMPLTTPGDGSEIMADMMVPPGYPPITGNMMLPQAQLPITDNMMLPPGHPSVTGAMMLPPGHPPITGNMMLPQAQLPITDNMMLPPGHPSVTGAMMLPPGHPPITGNMMLPQAQLPITDNMMLPPGHPSVTGAMMLPPGHPPITDNMMLPQAQLPITDNMMLPPGHPPVTGAMMLPPGHPPITDNMMLPPSHPQITGNIMNPYAPSTFPPYTPYGYDCMPYHPPIAPTWGKKKKGCGCKREDSSSLSTD; encoded by the coding sequence ATGAAAATTCACGTTGTAAAAAAAGGCGATACCCTGGGGAAAATCGCGCAAAGATACAACCTTGACGCTGATACACTTAAGCAGGTAAACGGACACATCAAGAACCCCGACAAACTGGTGCCAGGCCTAAAAGTAAAAATTCCAACGGGAAGCACAATGCTTGTTTCTGATCTTCCAGCTTCACCACACACACCGAAACCGAACACCAATACGGTTTCTAATCTGGAGCTGACTGCGGTATCTGCAACCGATGACTTCAATGATATTCGTGGCGAGAAATATTTCAAAGAAAAGCCCGTGAAAGAACAGCCTTCTGTTGTGCTCCCTATTCCACCTGTCGTATCACCAGTAGAAATGCCGCCCATCATGGAGAACCCGCCACTACCTGTAACTCCACCGGCACCAGTAAAGCCCATAATGGAGAACCCACCACTACCTGTGACTCCACCAGCACCGGCACCAGTAAAGCCCGTGATGCCAGTAATGCCACAAATGCCTGTGCAATCTATGCCGATGCCACCGATTATGCCGCAAATGCCTGTGCAACCTATGCCGATGCCAATAATGCCGCAAATGCCTGTGCAATCTATACCGATGCCACCAATTATGCCACAACCGCCAATCATGCCAGAAGCACAACCAGCACCGCCTGCAGCGAAAAAGCCCGCAGTCAAACCAGCTCAGAAACCAGCTATGCAGCCACCAATGCCACAAATGCCAATGTATTGCGGACCAATGATGCCCATGCCAATGATGCCAGGCTGCAGCCACATGCATATGATGCCGTCTCCAATGCCGCAACCGACTCCATACATGGGAACAATGTCACCCTTTCAGCCGACAATGCCACTGACAACACCGGGTGATGGCAGTGAAATCATGGCGGATATGATGGTACCACCGGGATATCCACCGATTACAGGCAACATGATGCTACCTCAGGCACAGCTACCGATTACCGATAATATGATGCTACCTCCGGGGCATCCATCAGTTACAGGTGCTATGATGCTGCCTCCGGGGCATCCACCGATTACAGGCAACATGATGCTACCTCAGGCACAGCTACCGATTACCGATAATATGATGCTACCTCCGGGGCATCCATCAGTTACAGGTGCTATGATGCTGCCTCCGGGGCATCCACCGATTACAGGCAACATGATGCTACCTCAGGCACAGCTACCGATTACCGATAATATGATGCTACCTCCGGGGCATCCATCAGTTACAGGTGCTATGATGCTGCCTCCGGGGCATCCACCGATTACAGACAACATGATGCTACCTCAGGCACAGCTACCAATTACCGATAATATGATGTTGCCTCCGGGACATCCACCAGTTACAGGTGCTATGATGCTGCCTCCGGGGCATCCACCGATTACAGACAATATGATGCTCCCACCGAGTCATCCGCAGATTACAGGCAACATCATGAATCCGTATGCACCAAGCACATTCCCACCATATACGCCGTACGGATATGATTGCATGCCATATCATCCGCCGATTGCACCGACATGGGGCAAAAAGAAAAAAGGCTGCGGGTGTAAACGAGAAGACAGTTCCTCGCTTTCTACAGACTAA
- a CDS encoding SpoIID/LytB domain-containing protein codes for MKLGKVLPAILGMGLLLPVSANVAFADEPQVRVEVTTPFSLAASEVVTKVSFTVLDTYTVQGNSGVTLTPGQNYYVKIEAGKLRLYEDGLLPQLLTESSTSIIVEPTQPNTEQAVVQLKGKKSTYGYRDAMEFSLSTKGVLQTIASINNIDMEDYLRGVVPREMSSSWEREALKAQAVAARTYAMRQMKANPLINDTVKYQAYEGANIEGANSNAAVAETAGQVLMHDGKLIDALYSASNGGYTEGPENVWNGSPIPYLTAKPDPYDSTISPHKSWQVTLKAADIQSKIKSMKPATGTITGVTAQTDESGRVVDLAIQGDKGVVHLKKDATRTVLGLKSMRYSVQMNGGNQAGGTSVAQSLMTIDGNGTIANPNAVMVTSGNATKQVTGPIYVQSASGVKEAVTTTNSSASQPGTPLTSVTFTGSGWGHGVGMSQWGAKQMAKEGMTYQDILDFYYGPARAIGGYGAE; via the coding sequence ATGAAACTGGGAAAAGTACTACCTGCAATTCTTGGCATGGGGCTTTTGCTTCCGGTGAGTGCGAATGTTGCTTTCGCCGACGAACCTCAGGTGAGAGTGGAAGTTACAACGCCTTTCTCACTTGCTGCTTCCGAGGTTGTGACCAAAGTTTCGTTTACTGTGCTCGATACATACACTGTTCAAGGCAATTCAGGAGTTACGTTGACTCCCGGACAAAACTACTACGTAAAGATAGAGGCAGGAAAGCTACGATTATATGAAGACGGTTTGCTGCCACAATTGCTCACAGAAAGCTCCACATCGATTATCGTGGAACCAACACAACCAAATACCGAGCAAGCTGTGGTACAACTGAAAGGAAAGAAAAGTACATACGGTTATCGGGACGCGATGGAATTCAGTCTGAGTACGAAAGGCGTACTCCAGACGATCGCTTCGATCAACAATATTGACATGGAAGATTACTTGCGTGGTGTTGTACCACGTGAGATGAGCAGTTCATGGGAACGAGAAGCACTCAAAGCGCAAGCGGTTGCAGCACGTACATATGCGATGCGTCAGATGAAAGCGAATCCCCTCATCAACGACACAGTGAAATATCAGGCCTATGAAGGGGCTAACATTGAAGGAGCGAATTCGAATGCGGCTGTCGCGGAAACAGCCGGACAGGTACTCATGCACGATGGTAAACTAATCGATGCTCTGTACAGCGCAAGTAATGGCGGATATACAGAGGGACCGGAAAACGTATGGAATGGCTCGCCAATTCCATACTTGACAGCCAAACCGGACCCGTATGATAGTACAATCTCACCGCATAAAAGCTGGCAGGTTACATTAAAAGCAGCCGACATTCAGAGTAAGATTAAAAGCATGAAGCCAGCGACGGGTACGATTACAGGTGTGACAGCTCAGACGGATGAGTCCGGACGAGTGGTTGATCTAGCTATTCAGGGAGATAAGGGAGTCGTTCACCTGAAAAAAGACGCGACTCGTACCGTACTTGGACTGAAAAGCATGCGTTACAGCGTACAGATGAACGGAGGAAATCAAGCAGGCGGAACGTCGGTGGCTCAATCATTGATGACGATTGATGGAAATGGCACCATTGCGAATCCGAATGCAGTTATGGTGACGAGTGGCAATGCAACTAAACAGGTAACAGGACCGATCTATGTGCAGAGCGCTTCAGGAGTGAAGGAAGCAGTTACAACGACAAATTCTTCTGCTTCACAGCCAGGTACACCGCTTACGTCTGTGACGTTTACGGGTAGCGGCTGGGGACATGGTGTCGGGATGAGTCAGTGGGGAGCCAAACAGATGGCCAAGGAAGGCATGACATATCAGGACATCCTTGATTTCTATTATGGCCCGGCTCGTGCAATAGGCGGTTACGGCGCGGAATAA
- the ruvB gene encoding Holliday junction branch migration DNA helicase RuvB, which produces MVDERMVSANSFDAGEHTMEFSLRPRYLAEYIGQKQIKDNLKIFIEAAKMRSEALDHVLLYGPPGLGKTTLSMIIANELGVNLRTTSGPAIERPGDLAAILTGLGEGDVLFIDEIHRLPRSVEEVLYPAMEDYALDIVIGKGPGAKSVRLDLPPFTLVGATTRAGMLSAPLRDRFGVVSRLEYYTVQELAYIVLRAAELFDVEIRGEGAEEIARRSRGTPRIANRLLKRVRDFAQVQGDGIITNVVAQEALERIQVDRLGLDDIDHKLLFAIMDLFRGGPVGLDTLSATISEEATTIEDVCEPYLMQIGFLQRTPRGRIVTPHAYQYFGREMPEI; this is translated from the coding sequence ATGGTGGATGAACGAATGGTGTCGGCGAATTCTTTTGATGCCGGAGAACACACGATGGAATTCAGCCTTCGTCCCCGCTATCTGGCAGAGTACATCGGTCAGAAGCAGATTAAAGATAACTTGAAGATTTTTATCGAAGCGGCTAAAATGCGCAGCGAAGCGCTGGATCATGTACTGTTGTATGGACCACCGGGACTGGGCAAAACAACGCTGTCGATGATTATCGCTAACGAACTCGGCGTGAACCTGCGCACGACATCGGGACCGGCGATTGAGCGTCCAGGGGATCTGGCGGCGATATTGACCGGGCTTGGTGAGGGGGATGTACTGTTCATCGATGAGATTCATCGCCTGCCGCGCAGCGTGGAAGAAGTGCTGTATCCAGCGATGGAAGATTATGCGCTTGATATTGTCATCGGCAAGGGACCGGGGGCGAAGTCGGTACGCCTTGATTTACCGCCGTTCACCCTGGTTGGGGCGACGACACGGGCGGGGATGCTGTCGGCTCCGCTTCGTGACCGATTCGGCGTGGTGAGTCGGCTTGAATATTATACGGTACAGGAGTTAGCATACATTGTCCTGCGTGCGGCGGAACTGTTTGACGTGGAGATTCGCGGCGAGGGAGCGGAAGAGATTGCTCGTCGTTCCCGTGGCACACCACGGATTGCGAATCGATTGTTGAAGCGGGTGCGTGATTTTGCTCAAGTGCAGGGCGACGGCATTATTACCAATGTGGTGGCACAGGAAGCATTGGAGCGCATTCAGGTGGACCGACTCGGACTTGATGACATTGATCATAAGCTGCTATTTGCGATTATGGATTTGTTCCGGGGAGGTCCAGTCGGGCTTGATACGCTGTCGGCGACGATCAGTGAGGAAGCGACAACGATTGAGGATGTGTGTGAGCCGTATCTCATGCAGATTGGCTTTTTGCAGCGAACACCAAGAGGGCGCATTGTGACGCCGCACGCCTATCAATATTTCGGACGGGAGATGCCAGAGATATGA
- a CDS encoding phosphotransferase yields the protein MEQSLVTAIEQMYNCRVTRLWVRRTVWHCETNRGTWIIKGYDDFSLAAWVTRLAALLHGRGFTNVVRYVPTIQHVPVFKWNDRYMTAMEHLPGRNGSYFHRADIMRAVQTLAHFHLLSSGIPYGPPPETGVPLLAKWEKRLEDFQNVCTQLENQELPRTRLTQLVQSNASHIQEEANYVLTIARNSLLTQDYKDALRDQRISHKDLASHNFLIHDKRTSLIDLDAAGYDTPIVDLVQLLNRALVLQYWDMDVFEQAISAYREIRPLTEEQIALIFLLVRFPDNFLREVNGVYDSGLNPHVNRVEYYVSILLKGKKRRASFFSGYERFLYQASHQA from the coding sequence ATGGAACAATCACTAGTCACAGCCATTGAGCAAATGTATAACTGTCGTGTTACCCGCCTGTGGGTACGCCGTACCGTATGGCATTGCGAAACAAATCGTGGTACATGGATTATAAAAGGGTATGATGATTTTTCCCTGGCTGCCTGGGTGACTCGTCTGGCTGCCCTGCTTCATGGACGAGGATTTACGAATGTTGTGCGCTACGTCCCGACTATTCAGCACGTTCCTGTTTTTAAATGGAACGACCGCTATATGACCGCAATGGAACACTTGCCTGGCCGTAATGGAAGCTATTTTCACCGTGCTGATATTATGCGGGCTGTTCAAACACTCGCGCATTTCCATTTACTTTCAAGTGGCATTCCATATGGTCCACCGCCTGAAACAGGGGTACCTCTGCTCGCCAAATGGGAGAAGCGGCTAGAAGACTTTCAGAATGTGTGTACACAACTTGAGAACCAGGAACTTCCCCGGACACGTCTGACCCAACTTGTTCAATCAAATGCATCTCATATTCAAGAGGAAGCGAACTATGTACTTACGATCGCTCGCAACTCTCTACTTACGCAAGACTACAAAGATGCGCTACGCGACCAGCGCATTTCTCATAAGGACCTGGCAAGTCACAATTTCCTGATTCACGATAAGCGCACATCGCTCATCGATCTTGATGCAGCAGGATATGATACACCGATTGTCGACCTTGTCCAACTGCTAAATCGTGCGCTTGTTCTACAATACTGGGATATGGATGTGTTTGAACAGGCGATTTCCGCATACCGCGAGATTCGCCCACTGACAGAAGAACAGATCGCACTTATTTTTTTACTTGTACGCTTTCCCGATAACTTCCTGCGTGAAGTAAACGGGGTATACGACAGTGGATTGAACCCACATGTAAACCGAGTCGAATATTATGTGTCTATTCTTCTGAAGGGCAAGAAACGAAGAGCCTCCTTTTTTTCTGGATATGAACGTTTCCTGTACCAAGCTTCTCACCAAGCCTGA